AATGCACCGCAAACCACAGCACTTTTACGGCCTTAACGGGAACAATTACCTGGCAATATGGCCCCAGGACAATACACCTGCGGAAACCTGGCCCGAATTCTACAGTACCCGGAGGGTGCTTCCACTGGTAAGGGAGCTTGTAGATATGGGTAACCTGGGCAAAAAAGATCTCGTAAATGCCGACAATTTTTGCAGGCGGCTGCCAGATCTTTTCCCGGAAGAGCATCCGGCACTCCTGCACGGTGATCTGTGGAGCGGGAACCTGTTGTTCCTGCCCGATGGCAGTCCGGCGATATTTGACCCGGCGGTGTATTACGGCCACCGGGAAATAGATATTGGTATGACCTGCCTGTTTGGCGGATTTGACAGGATCTTCTATGAAGCGTATCATCAAACCTACCCGCTGCACCCCGGATGGCAGCAGCGCATACCCTATGCACAACTTTATCCGCTGTTGTTACACGCCTGGCTTTTTAACGGGCACTATACCGGTGAGGTAAAGCGGATCCTTGGGTCGTTCTCATAGGCAAAACCCTGCTGCTATTTTATTTTGTGTCATCCTTCAGGGTCGCTTCAGCCTTTATTGCGGGTATCACCGTCCGGAACCTCGCCGTTTAAACATTTTCACACAAACGACCGTTAAGTTTTAATAATCTTTAAATAACCGCAAACACTACAGAACAAAAATCAATTTCTCTTATATTTGCGCACTTAAGTTATAATAAATTTTATATGGAGAAAAGTATTGTAATTCTTGCCGGCGGTGGTCCTGCACCCGGTATCAACACGGTAATCGGTTCTGTAGCAAAAACGTTTTTGAAAGACGGCTACCGGGTAATTGGTTTGCACGACGGTTATAAGAACCTGTTCAACGGAAAAGGCGTCACCACCGATATCGATTTTAAACTGGCAGATGATATCTTCAGCCGCGGAGGTTCTTTTCTGCGTATGAGCCGGTACAAACCAAAAGACGACGAGTTTACAAGCGATTTCTTTGAAAAAAACAATATCAAGTTATTGGTGACCATCGGGGGCGACGATACCGCATCTACGGCCAACCGCATTGCCACGTTCCTCAGAAATAAAAACGTACCTGTTCAAAACTTACACGTACCAAAAAC
The sequence above is a segment of the Niabella agricola genome. Coding sequences within it:
- a CDS encoding fructosamine kinase family protein, which translates into the protein MACSKRSVAATAFPEICFNLLFMIPHAILQELQMPDATCHPVQGGDISRSCRLYTGHSNYFLKINQHHPCTGLFEKEAAGLRMLADAGVLRVPAPLRYGATGTHQYLLLEWLDVRAPAQNSWKLLGSGLAKMHRKPQHFYGLNGNNYLAIWPQDNTPAETWPEFYSTRRVLPLVRELVDMGNLGKKDLVNADNFCRRLPDLFPEEHPALLHGDLWSGNLLFLPDGSPAIFDPAVYYGHREIDIGMTCLFGGFDRIFYEAYHQTYPLHPGWQQRIPYAQLYPLLLHAWLFNGHYTGEVKRILGSFS